The Pelobates fuscus isolate aPelFus1 chromosome 2, aPelFus1.pri, whole genome shotgun sequence genome has a segment encoding these proteins:
- the DYNLT2B gene encoding dynein light chain Tctex-type protein 2B: MGEMETGENSYIIRPNFQHKFRTATVKECIKSVLKEELNNKQYVAEEVPQLTRFLSETIKDKLKEMGFDRYKMVVQAVIGEQRGEGVKMAARCFWDADTDNYAEYVFTNDYLFCVVAAFGCFYY; this comes from the exons ATGGGAGAGATGGAAACCGGGGAAAACTCGTACATTATCCGCCCCAACTTCCAACACAA ATTTAGAACAGCAACAGTAAAAGAGTGTATCAAATCTGTTCTAAAAGAAGAACTCAACAACAAACAGTATGTTGCAGAAGAGGTTCCACAGCTAACACGTTTTCTGTCAGAGACCATAAAAGATAAACTTAAAG AAATGGGATTTGATAGGTACAAAATGGTGGTGCAAGCTGTGATTGGTGAACAGAGAGGAGAAGGAGTGAA GATGGCAGCTCGGTGCTTCTGGGATGCTGACACAGACAACTATGCTGAATATGTTTTTACAAAT GACTATTTATTTTGTGTGGTTGCTGCCTTTGGATGCTTCTACTATTAG